A window from Leifsonia shinshuensis encodes these proteins:
- the murD gene encoding UDP-N-acetylmuramoyl-L-alanine--D-glutamate ligase: MSDTGNDALQQRLTGLTSWYSDWTGLRVAVYGLGVTGFSVADTLAELGAEVLVVASSADEEPRMLLEVIGAELVEQADLSAPPARLAEFDPELVIASPGFHWDHPLLLWAQQRGTAVWGDIELAWRLRDKVARPDGAEGPADWICVTGTNGKTTTVQLTATMILAGGNRVAPCGNIGVPVLDAIRDPEGFDVLVVELSSYQLHWVNRNAGGELSPFSAACLNIADDHLDWHGSLEAYIAAKAKVYDNTQVACVYNKADATTLRMVEEAEVIEGARAIGFGLGVPGPSDFGIVDGILCDRAFLEERRNTAIELTTLDELNEAGLAAPHVVANILAASALARSWGVEPQTIRDVLTAFRLDAHRIELVRAQAGVNWVDDSKATNPHAADASLRAYPSVVWLVGGLLKGVDVDDLVGKHVGRLRGAVLIGVDREPLRAAFRRHAPDLPVLEVEADETDQVMPTAVRLAGGLAREGDTVLLAPAAASMDQFADYAERGRLFQTAVHEYLGGEADDDEPASRSGQD, translated from the coding sequence ATGAGCGACACCGGCAACGACGCGCTGCAGCAGCGGCTGACGGGACTCACCAGCTGGTACTCCGACTGGACCGGCCTCCGGGTCGCCGTGTACGGCCTCGGCGTCACCGGGTTCTCGGTGGCGGACACCCTCGCCGAGCTCGGCGCGGAGGTGCTCGTCGTGGCGTCCTCGGCCGACGAGGAGCCGCGGATGCTGCTGGAGGTCATCGGCGCCGAACTGGTCGAGCAGGCCGACCTGAGCGCTCCGCCCGCACGGCTCGCGGAGTTCGACCCGGAGCTCGTCATCGCCTCGCCCGGCTTCCACTGGGACCACCCGCTCCTCCTCTGGGCGCAGCAGCGCGGCACCGCCGTCTGGGGCGACATCGAGCTGGCGTGGCGGCTGCGCGACAAGGTCGCGCGCCCCGACGGCGCCGAGGGCCCGGCGGACTGGATCTGCGTCACCGGCACGAACGGCAAGACCACGACGGTGCAGCTGACCGCCACGATGATCCTGGCGGGCGGCAACCGCGTTGCGCCGTGCGGCAACATCGGCGTCCCCGTGCTCGACGCCATCCGCGACCCGGAAGGGTTCGACGTGCTGGTCGTGGAGCTGTCCAGCTACCAGCTGCACTGGGTGAACCGAAACGCCGGGGGAGAGCTGTCCCCCTTCTCGGCCGCCTGCCTCAACATCGCCGACGACCACCTCGACTGGCACGGTTCCCTCGAGGCGTACATCGCGGCGAAGGCAAAGGTGTACGACAACACGCAGGTCGCCTGCGTCTACAACAAGGCCGACGCCACCACCCTGCGGATGGTCGAGGAGGCCGAGGTCATCGAGGGCGCGCGTGCGATCGGCTTCGGCCTCGGCGTGCCCGGCCCCAGCGACTTCGGGATCGTCGACGGCATCCTGTGCGACCGCGCGTTCCTGGAGGAGCGCCGCAACACCGCGATCGAGCTGACCACGCTCGACGAGCTGAACGAGGCGGGGCTCGCCGCGCCGCACGTCGTGGCCAACATCCTGGCCGCCAGTGCGCTGGCCCGCTCGTGGGGCGTGGAACCGCAGACCATCCGCGACGTCCTGACGGCGTTCCGGCTGGATGCGCACCGCATCGAGCTGGTGCGGGCGCAGGCGGGAGTGAACTGGGTCGACGACTCCAAGGCCACCAACCCGCACGCGGCGGATGCGTCCCTCCGGGCGTACCCGTCGGTCGTCTGGCTGGTGGGCGGTCTGCTCAAGGGCGTGGACGTCGACGACCTCGTCGGCAAGCACGTCGGCCGCCTGCGTGGCGCGGTGCTGATCGGCGTCGACCGGGAGCCGCTGCGCGCGGCATTCCGGCGACACGCGCCGGACCTTCCCGTGCTGGAGGTGGAGGCCGACGAGACTGATCAAGTCATGCCGACGGCGGTGCGGCTGGCCGGCGGTCTCGCCCGCGAGGGCGACACCGTGCTGCTGGCTCCGGCGGCGGCGTCGATGGACCAGTTCGCGGACTACGCAGAACGCGGCCGCCTGTTCCAGACGGCCGTCCACGAGTACTTGGGAGGTGAGGCGGATGACGACGAGCCCGCCTCGCGCTCCGGGCAGGACTGA
- the mraY gene encoding phospho-N-acetylmuramoyl-pentapeptide-transferase → MKALLTSGALSMAFTLFLTPLFIRLFRRLQWGQFIRDDGPQSHHAKRGTATMGGIVVILGTLFGYFTALLLTGDGTSVSSLLVLFLMVGLGVVGFIDDFLKTRRERSLGLTGWAKVAGQVIVATVWAFLAIRFPNGNGYTPATMTVSFIRDLPAIDFGSITKFGVIGVLVGYGLYLIWINFLVAATSNGVNVTDGLDGLASGASILAIGAYIIIGFWQSIQSCANVKLSVENVAKCYDVRDPFDLAIVATAIVGAVVGFLWWNTSPAQIFLGDTGSLALGGAVAALAILSRTELLLVLIGGIFVIEAGSVIVQRAYFKLTHGRRIFLMSPIHHHFELKGWAEVTVVVRFWIIGGLLVAAGVGSFYLEWLAT, encoded by the coding sequence GTGAAAGCCCTGCTGACCTCCGGTGCGCTGTCCATGGCGTTCACGCTGTTCCTGACGCCGCTGTTCATCCGGCTGTTCCGCCGCCTGCAGTGGGGCCAGTTCATCCGCGACGACGGCCCGCAGAGCCACCACGCGAAGCGCGGCACCGCCACGATGGGCGGCATCGTCGTCATCCTGGGCACGCTGTTCGGCTACTTCACCGCGCTCCTGCTCACCGGCGACGGGACCAGTGTGTCCTCGTTGCTGGTGCTGTTCCTCATGGTGGGCCTCGGCGTGGTCGGCTTCATCGACGACTTCCTCAAGACCCGTCGCGAGCGGAGCTTGGGGCTCACCGGCTGGGCGAAGGTGGCCGGCCAGGTCATCGTCGCGACCGTGTGGGCGTTCCTCGCGATCCGCTTCCCGAACGGCAACGGCTACACGCCGGCGACGATGACGGTGTCGTTCATCCGCGACCTGCCCGCGATCGACTTCGGCTCGATCACCAAGTTCGGCGTCATCGGCGTGCTCGTCGGCTACGGGCTCTACCTGATCTGGATCAACTTCCTGGTCGCGGCGACCTCGAACGGCGTGAACGTCACGGACGGCCTCGACGGGCTCGCGTCGGGCGCCTCGATCCTCGCCATCGGCGCCTACATCATCATCGGCTTCTGGCAGTCGATCCAGTCGTGCGCGAACGTCAAGCTGAGCGTCGAGAACGTCGCCAAGTGCTACGACGTGCGCGACCCCTTCGACCTCGCCATCGTGGCGACCGCCATCGTCGGCGCCGTGGTCGGCTTCCTGTGGTGGAACACCTCGCCGGCGCAGATCTTCCTCGGGGACACCGGCTCCCTGGCGCTCGGCGGCGCGGTCGCCGCCCTCGCCATCCTGAGCCGCACCGAGCTCCTGCTGGTGCTCATCGGCGGCATCTTCGTCATCGAGGCCGGGTCGGTGATCGTCCAGCGGGCGTACTTCAAGCTGACGCACGGCCGCCGCATCTTCCTGATGAGCCCCATCCACCACCACTTCGAGCTGAAGGGGTGGGCCGAGGTGACGGTCGTCGTCCGGTTCTGGATCATCGGCGGCCTGCTCGTCGCCGCCGGTGTGGGCTCCTTCTACCTGGAGTGGCTGGCCACATGA
- the murF gene encoding UDP-N-acetylmuramoyl-tripeptide--D-alanyl-D-alanine ligase, whose amino-acid sequence MIALTLAEIAAATRGTLLLDGVVLPDGTPATPETVITGLSTTDSREVVPGTVFFAKPGEVTDGHLFAPQAVEAGAALVVVDHALDLPVPQLLVEDTVVALGDLATEVIARVRALGLLKIVGITGSNGKTTTKNLLRAVLEQVGPTIAPRASFNNEVGAPVTMIQVTEETQFLVAEMGASGIGEIARLVRMARPDVGVVLKVGLAHAGEFGGIEKTLQAKTEMVMDLLDSDVAVLNIDDPRVATMAGKTVARVLWFGLDERADVRATDIVSDRRGTSFTLHLPPRDGGEGASRPVRFQVLGEHHVMNALAAAASAHVLDVDIDTIVAALQTVKTAERWRMEVLGNSDVTVINDAYNASPDSMAAALKTLAQIAEPSGRTIAVLGEMSELGEFSGEEHDRIGLLAVRLGINQLVIVGPEARRMHITAINEGSWDGESLYFETQDDAFEHLSGALRPGDTVLVKSSNSAGLRFLGDRLGESFS is encoded by the coding sequence ATGATCGCCCTGACTCTGGCCGAGATCGCCGCGGCCACGCGCGGCACGCTGCTGCTCGACGGCGTCGTGCTGCCCGATGGCACCCCCGCGACCCCGGAGACCGTCATCACCGGGCTCTCCACCACCGACTCCCGCGAGGTCGTGCCCGGCACGGTGTTCTTCGCCAAGCCCGGAGAGGTGACCGACGGCCACCTCTTCGCCCCGCAGGCCGTGGAGGCCGGCGCGGCGCTGGTCGTCGTCGACCACGCTCTCGACCTCCCGGTGCCGCAGCTGCTCGTGGAGGACACGGTGGTCGCGCTCGGCGACCTCGCGACCGAGGTCATCGCCCGCGTCCGCGCGCTCGGACTCCTGAAGATCGTGGGCATCACCGGCTCCAACGGCAAGACCACGACCAAGAACCTGCTGCGCGCCGTGCTGGAGCAGGTCGGACCGACCATCGCGCCCCGCGCCTCGTTCAACAACGAGGTCGGCGCCCCGGTGACGATGATCCAGGTGACCGAGGAGACCCAGTTCCTGGTCGCCGAGATGGGCGCCAGCGGCATCGGCGAGATCGCGCGCCTGGTGCGCATGGCCCGCCCGGACGTCGGCGTCGTGCTCAAGGTGGGCCTCGCCCACGCCGGCGAGTTCGGCGGCATCGAGAAGACGCTCCAGGCGAAGACCGAGATGGTCATGGACCTGCTCGACTCCGACGTCGCGGTGCTGAACATCGACGACCCCCGCGTCGCCACGATGGCCGGCAAGACCGTCGCGCGGGTGCTGTGGTTCGGACTGGACGAGCGCGCCGACGTGCGCGCCACCGACATCGTGTCCGATCGCCGGGGCACCTCCTTCACGCTGCACCTCCCGCCGCGCGACGGGGGAGAGGGCGCCTCGCGCCCGGTGCGCTTCCAGGTGCTCGGCGAGCACCACGTCATGAACGCCCTCGCCGCAGCGGCCTCGGCGCACGTGCTCGACGTCGACATCGACACGATCGTCGCCGCGCTCCAGACCGTGAAGACGGCGGAGCGGTGGCGGATGGAGGTGCTGGGCAACAGCGACGTGACGGTCATCAACGACGCCTACAACGCCAGCCCCGACTCGATGGCCGCCGCGCTCAAGACGCTGGCGCAGATCGCCGAGCCGTCCGGCCGGACGATCGCCGTCCTCGGCGAGATGAGCGAGCTGGGCGAGTTCTCGGGCGAGGAGCACGACCGCATCGGCCTGCTCGCGGTCCGGCTGGGCATCAACCAGCTCGTCATCGTCGGCCCCGAGGCCCGCCGCATGCACATCACCGCGATCAACGAGGGCTCGTGGGACGGCGAATCGCTGTACTTCGAGACCCAGGACGACGCCTTCGAGCACCTGTCCGGTGCGCTCCGTCCGGGCGACACCGTGCTGGTGAAGTCGTCCAACTCGGCCGGGCTCCGCTTCCTCGGCGACCGACTGGGAGAATCCTTCTCGTGA
- a CDS encoding UDP-N-acetylmuramoyl-L-alanyl-D-glutamate--2,6-diaminopimelate ligase, whose product MTGPAPSSLRPEHPVARPLAQLVAEFGLDCRGDLDGVEVTGAALASSAVEPGDLYVGVPGRNAHGATYAAAAAEAGAVAVLTDEEGAALAADSGLPVIVTPDPRAALGAVSAWIYRTDENSATLFGVTGTNGKTSVVYLLNAILGQLGVVSGLSSTAERRIGDTVITSKLTTPEASELHALLARMREEGVRAAAIEVSAQALSRHRVDGIVFDVVGFTNLSHDHLDDYAAMDDYFAAKLELFQPDRARRGVVTVDSDWGRQLVERSRIPVATLSSSPGSDAEWMLTVTEETLTRTAFALEGPDGRRLETSIPLLGAYNASNAALAIVMLVESGYDLDAIGAALERDGGIDAYIPGRAERLSGDRGPVVFIDYGHSPDAFLSMLSALRKVTDGRIVMVFGADGDRDTTKRTDMGAIAARGSDAVVITDFHPRWEDPATIRAALLDGARTAVPDLELYEVPDPRAAFRTALSLAGEGDVVLYAGPGHEDYQEVAGQRLPYSAREDVRLALREAGWL is encoded by the coding sequence GTGACAGGACCGGCGCCCTCTTCTCTGCGCCCCGAGCATCCCGTCGCCCGCCCGCTCGCCCAGCTGGTAGCGGAGTTCGGGCTGGATTGCCGCGGCGACCTCGACGGCGTCGAGGTGACCGGTGCTGCGCTGGCGAGCTCCGCCGTCGAGCCCGGCGACCTCTACGTCGGCGTGCCCGGACGCAACGCGCACGGCGCCACCTACGCGGCGGCCGCGGCCGAAGCGGGAGCGGTGGCCGTGCTCACCGACGAGGAGGGCGCGGCGCTCGCGGCCGACTCCGGCCTGCCCGTCATCGTCACGCCCGACCCGCGTGCGGCGCTCGGCGCCGTCTCGGCGTGGATCTACCGCACCGATGAGAACTCGGCGACCCTCTTCGGCGTCACCGGCACCAACGGCAAGACCAGCGTGGTGTACCTGCTGAACGCCATCCTCGGGCAGCTCGGGGTCGTATCCGGCCTCAGCTCGACGGCCGAGCGACGCATCGGCGACACCGTCATCACGAGCAAGCTCACGACGCCGGAGGCCAGCGAGCTGCACGCCCTGCTGGCCCGCATGCGCGAAGAGGGCGTCCGCGCCGCCGCGATCGAGGTGTCGGCGCAGGCGCTGAGCCGTCACCGCGTCGACGGCATCGTCTTCGACGTCGTCGGCTTCACCAACCTGAGCCACGACCACCTCGACGACTACGCCGCGATGGACGACTACTTCGCCGCGAAGCTCGAGCTCTTCCAGCCGGACCGCGCCCGCCGCGGCGTCGTCACCGTCGACTCCGACTGGGGCCGTCAGCTGGTGGAGCGCTCGCGCATCCCCGTCGCCACGCTGTCCAGCTCCCCAGGCTCCGACGCCGAGTGGATGCTGACCGTCACGGAGGAGACGCTCACCCGCACCGCCTTCGCGCTCGAAGGCCCGGACGGCCGCCGCCTCGAGACGAGCATCCCGCTGCTCGGCGCCTACAACGCGTCCAACGCCGCGCTCGCCATCGTCATGCTCGTCGAGTCGGGCTACGACCTCGACGCGATCGGTGCCGCGCTGGAGCGCGACGGCGGGATCGACGCGTACATCCCGGGTCGCGCGGAGCGCCTCTCCGGTGACCGCGGACCGGTCGTCTTCATCGACTACGGCCACAGCCCCGACGCCTTCCTCTCGATGCTCAGCGCGCTGCGCAAGGTGACCGACGGCCGGATCGTCATGGTCTTCGGCGCCGACGGCGACCGCGACACCACCAAGCGCACCGACATGGGCGCGATCGCCGCGCGCGGTTCGGACGCCGTGGTGATCACGGACTTCCACCCGCGCTGGGAGGATCCGGCCACGATCCGCGCCGCGCTGCTCGACGGCGCCCGCACCGCCGTGCCCGACCTGGAGCTCTACGAGGTGCCGGACCCGCGTGCCGCCTTCCGCACCGCGCTCTCGCTCGCCGGCGAGGGCGACGTCGTGCTGTACGCCGGCCCCGGCCACGAGGACTATCAGGAGGTCGCCGGTCAGCGGCTGCCGTACTCCGCCCGCGAGGATGTGCGTCTCGCCCTGCGAGAGGCCGGGTGGCTGTAG
- a CDS encoding penicillin-binding protein 2, producing MVSKKMLRRRTAVTVLAVAASVGILGAKLVDIQVVRADELQRQSVNAKEVSTPLLGNRGDIVDSDGTVLATTIYTYTAAASPKDAIAGGREKMVEAAAKIGALTGQGGDAVVALIDAALKENPKSQYVLIKSGMDVATFDKLDKLPYPWLTFTKKQARSYPNGAVAGNLIGFLSQGGDSGLEESENGCLAGQDGEETYQRGADGVAIPGSTVVQKQAKDGGTLKLTIDGDLQWFAEQTLAQQVGATGSKFGFVTVAEAKTGKIKAIAQWPALDPNNIDATDPSYWRLQSLTDPREPGSTFKALTAAMLIDQGKATPTSQVLAPYSWKSGNGADLHDSGYHDPLRLTLTGVLMMSSNTGMSQLGRALSDQTRYDYLKKFGIGDPTGLPYPNESSGELHPVKDWDDQTKYATMFGQGVSATQLQMVDAYQALANGGTRIPLSLVEGCQHPDGSVTDVPNTKPTPVVSAQAAATTLGMMESVVTDGELKKQLQIPGYRIAAKTGTAQQPDGKGGYLPSYYVSVMGVAPVDDPQYVVSVNLGFPTTITSSAAAAPLFHTIMSQVLKTYRVKPSTTSPAGYPPYY from the coding sequence AAGAGGTGTCGACCCCGCTGCTCGGCAACCGCGGCGACATCGTCGACAGCGACGGCACCGTGCTCGCCACGACCATCTACACGTACACCGCGGCGGCATCGCCGAAGGACGCCATTGCCGGCGGCCGGGAGAAGATGGTCGAGGCGGCGGCGAAGATCGGCGCCCTCACCGGGCAGGGCGGCGACGCGGTCGTCGCGCTGATCGACGCGGCGCTGAAGGAGAACCCGAAGTCGCAGTACGTGCTGATCAAGTCGGGGATGGACGTCGCCACCTTCGACAAGCTCGACAAGCTCCCGTACCCGTGGCTCACCTTCACGAAGAAGCAGGCGCGCAGCTACCCCAACGGCGCCGTCGCGGGCAACCTGATCGGCTTCCTCTCCCAGGGCGGCGACTCGGGTCTCGAAGAGAGCGAGAACGGGTGCCTCGCGGGACAGGACGGCGAGGAGACGTACCAGCGGGGAGCCGACGGCGTCGCGATCCCGGGCAGCACGGTCGTGCAGAAGCAGGCCAAGGACGGCGGGACGCTCAAGCTCACCATCGACGGCGACCTGCAGTGGTTCGCCGAGCAGACGCTGGCCCAGCAGGTCGGCGCCACGGGCTCGAAGTTCGGCTTCGTGACCGTCGCCGAGGCGAAGACCGGCAAGATCAAGGCGATCGCGCAGTGGCCGGCGCTCGACCCGAACAACATCGACGCGACGGACCCGTCGTACTGGCGCCTGCAGTCGCTGACCGACCCGCGCGAGCCGGGCTCGACGTTCAAGGCGCTGACGGCGGCCATGCTGATCGACCAGGGCAAGGCGACGCCCACATCTCAGGTGCTCGCCCCCTACTCCTGGAAGTCGGGCAACGGGGCCGACCTGCACGACTCCGGGTACCACGACCCGCTGCGCCTCACGCTGACGGGCGTGCTGATGATGTCGTCCAACACGGGCATGTCGCAGCTCGGGCGGGCGCTCAGCGACCAGACGCGCTACGACTACCTCAAGAAGTTCGGGATCGGCGATCCCACCGGCCTCCCGTACCCGAACGAGTCCTCCGGCGAGCTCCACCCGGTGAAGGACTGGGACGACCAGACCAAGTACGCGACCATGTTCGGCCAGGGCGTCTCGGCGACCCAGCTGCAGATGGTCGACGCCTACCAGGCGCTCGCCAACGGCGGCACGCGCATCCCGCTGTCGCTGGTGGAGGGCTGCCAGCACCCGGACGGGTCCGTCACGGACGTGCCGAACACCAAGCCCACGCCGGTCGTCTCGGCCCAGGCGGCCGCCACGACGCTCGGGATGATGGAGTCGGTCGTCACCGACGGCGAGCTCAAGAAGCAGCTGCAGATCCCGGGCTACCGCATCGCCGCCAAGACCGGAACGGCCCAGCAGCCGGACGGCAAAGGCGGGTACCTGCCCTCGTACTACGTCTCGGTGATGGGCGTCGCTCCGGTGGACGATCCGCAGTACGTCGTTTCGGTCAACCTCGGGTTCCCGACTACCATTACTTCGTCGGCAGCCGCCGCTCCGCTGTTCCACACGATCATGAGTCAGGTGCTGAAGACCTACCGGGTGAAGCCGTCGACGACGAGCCCGGCGGGCTATCCGCCCTACTACTAG